In Uranotaenia lowii strain MFRU-FL chromosome 2, ASM2978415v1, whole genome shotgun sequence, one genomic interval encodes:
- the LOC129748758 gene encoding RNA-binding protein 39 has protein sequence MKSDYSDRANYQHRPHISSNKMAAHDEFDVEEMLEAPYRKEDDGSPNYESRSNDKRSRDNGHHKSSKHRSRSRDKERRKDRSRSRDKHDGGKEKEHKEKDRDRRRSRERSKSRDRKDKDRRRERSRDGERTRERGEKRRSPRDRSRERGRPSKEVDVRRRSRSRDRRRRSRSPRSFRRGRTPPNGVRYRDDSPREDLNAEERDARTVFCMQLSQRIRARDLEEFFSSVGKVRDVRLITCNKTKRFKGIAYIEFKDPESVALALGLSGQRLLGIPISVQHTQAEKNRMASVPPPPPPKVTVGPMRLYVGSLHFNITEDMLRGIFEPFGKIDNIQLIMDADTGRSKGYGFITFHNADDAKQALEQLNGFELAGRPMKVGNVTERLDVNTHTSLDTDEMDRSGIDLGATGRLQLMFKLAEGAGLAVPRAAADALLATAPQPAPQQPVTPSPPIATQCFLLANMFDPATETAEGWDSEIADDVIDECNKHGGVLHVYVDKTNPAGNVYVKCPSIATAVLAVNALHGRWFAGRVITAAYVPLLTYHNLFPDSGPATALLKPTRTN, from the exons ATGAAAAGCGATTATTCCGACCGAGCCAACTATCAGCACAGACCTCATATTTCATCTAACAAGATGGCGGCCCACGATGAATTCGATGTTGAGGAAATGCTCGAAGCCCCTTATCGGAAGGAG GATGACGGATCACCGAACTATGAGTCAAGAAGCAACGACAAACGCAGCCGGGATAATGGCCACCACAAATCCTCTAA ACATCGTAGTCGTTCTCGAGACAAAGAGCGGCGCAAGGATCGATCACGTTCCCGCGATAAGCATGACGGTGGTAAGGAAAAGGAACACAAAGAAAAAGATCGGGACCGTCGTCGCAGCCGTGAAAGGTCAAAATCCAGAGATCGCAAAGACAAAGATCGTCGCCGGGAGCGCTCTCGAGACGGCGAACGTACCCGTGAACGGGGCGAGAAGCGTCGATCGCCGCGGGACCGTTCACGAGAACGCGGCCGCCCCTCGAAAGAGGTTGATGTCCGTCGCAGGAGCCGTAGCCGCGATAGAAG GCGCCGTTCACGCTCGCCTCGTTCCTTCCGGCGAGGCCGCACACCACCAAACGGAGTGCGCTATCGGGACGATTCTCCCCGTGAAGATCTCAACGCAGAGGAGCGGGATGCGCGTACCGTTTTTTGTATGCAGCTTTCCCAGCGAATTCGGGCCCGAGATCTCGAAGAGTTCTTTTCCAGCGTTGGCAAGGTCCGCGATGTGCGGCTGATCACATGCAACAAAACCAAACGCTTCAAGGGTATTGCCTACATCGAATTCAAAGATCCCGAATCGGTTGCGCTGGCCCTCGGGCTGTCCGGGCAACGGTTGCTCGGAATTCCGATCTCCGTTCAGCACACACAGGCTGAGAAAAATCGTATGGCCAGCGTGCCTCCGCCACCACCACCAAAAGTAACAGTCGGGCCGATGCGATTGTACGTGGGTTCGCTGCATTTCAACATTACCGAGGATATGCTCCGAGGTATATTCGAACCCTTCGGCAAGATTGATAACATTCAGCTTATCATGGACGCCGATACGGGTCGCTCCAAGGGATACGGATTCATTACA TTCCATAACGCCGATGACGCGAAACAAGCCCTGGAACAGTTGAATGGTTTTGAGTTAGCTGGACGTCCTATGAAGGTTGGTAACGTAACAGAACGTTTGGATGTTAACACCCATACGTCGCTAGATACTGATGAGATGGATCGTAGTGGAATTGATCTTGGTGCCACCGGCAGGCTACAGTTAATGTTCAAATTGGCAGAGGGTGCGGGACTTGCAGTTCCAAGGGCTGCAGCTGATGCGCTTCTGGCTACCGCGCCACAGCCGGCCCCTCAACAACCTGTAACACCTTCTCCACCGATTGCAACCCAATGTTTTCTACTGGCTAACATGTTCGATCCAGCTACGGAAACGGCCGAAGGTTGGGATTCTGAAATTGCCGATGATGTAATTGACGAGTGCAATAAGCATGGTGGTGTATTGCACGTTTACGTGGACAAAACCAACCCGGCCGGGAACGTATACGTAAAATGCCCCAGTATAGCTACCGCTGTTTTGGCGGTAAATGCACTGCACGGTCGCTGGTTTGCTGGCCGTGTTATAACTGCGGCATATGTCCCCCTGCTCACCTATCACAATCTATTCCCAGATTCCGGCCCGGCAACAGCCCTGTTGAAGCCAACTCGAACAAATTAA
- the LOC129741174 gene encoding zinc finger protein 780B-like, translating into MDPVNKSCRVCHRTGTVPRSLKMIYNVESGVTLADMIEALAGVKIHVNDGRSKAICNNCMQKVLTGYAIRGMILEAEPVSALDQILVEDPDFDSSDDHQIIMDVKLEQTVLQESSAKEDEYEYEFLETEIDNSEGHGLVNCDSQPDGSASEEESSHVDSRKRLSAGSLETEISFKNPLLERFPQKQRFVMPQPGVILRKIDNLDHFVVEVKGDRCCGCSFVGINRRELLQHSDAQHSFEFEENGNYCPICFFEFDSEDFLNRHIDGCKSKSIYVCKGCEFYFNSVRQIERHLAKCTTERVISTTRNENIHIATSEANDSKLVGNLDQRGHDEDDFEQLEEFDLIDFSSSEEKSNTQTSSHGTFSPAPNGYRLSEFEKSLIEDRVSFQTFEFVKLGAFRCCSEACEFSCDKKDQLFQHSKAVHLKENCASGRWLCPICGSGFANNAQLAQHINIVTNKILLICCVCDEAFVGKNNLKAHQIHSENHKNTVLDLFGDESLLVELNDEKVDSVLTQEMTSFNRDRARPNNKSITRHRHLEMPEPQFITSVQDMTDYQKLSVRGERCCGCGLFFETYNEVLDHGLQVHLMENMESLGDFQCDICYARFEWDRGLLLHRSSRRAISTIFHCTICNLNFSKEHTLDKHLKTAHNHKSNLEVESQFFPYESDEPKETSSNKFHCCFPRCSHNFESETELLNHATAEHYGKRRENEIERTTNQNVCPVCSKSFENTTCLVWHRFTRFTKQYTCRFCAQVFPRWAACREHENVVHLKKDCEYPCQLCTKVFLTPQRLKAHSVIHSVLRTEVCEDCGASFRNKGILKRHRRAVHAVEQPFDCGVCNRKFPTQEQLNAHSRVHTGAKPFPCRYCERAFSHFTDRKRHEMGSHTGERPYQCAHCPAAYIRKRELALHEQKHALQGAVAGNV; encoded by the exons ATGGATCCGGTTAACAAATCCTGTCGCGTATGTCATCGAACCGGGACAGTTCCCCGGTCGCTGAAGATGATTTACAACGTCGAATCCGGCGTTACTCTGGCTGACATGATTGAGGCCCTGGCTGGCGTTAAG ATCCATGTAAATGACGGTCGATCGAAGGCGATATGTAACAACTGCATGCAGAAAGTTCTCACGGGCTATGCCATCAGGGGCATGATTCTGGAGGCGGAACCTGTTTCTGCACTCGACCAAATTCTGGTTGAAGATCCAGATTTCGATTCCTCTGATGACCATCAGATAATAATGGATGTTAAACTAGAGCAAACCGTGTTACAAGAATCGTCTGCGAAAGAGGACGAATACGAGTATGAGTTTCTGGAGACTGAGATAGACAATTCCGAAGGGCACGGATTAGTGAATTGCGATAGTCAACCAGACGGAAGCGCTTCAGAAGAAGAGTCGAGTCATGTGGATTCCCGGAAAAGATTATCAGCTGGCTCGCTTGAAACTGAAATCAGTTTCAAAAACCCGCTTTTGGAAAGGTTCCctcaaaaacagcgatttgtgATGCCTCAACCGGGAGTGATTCTCAGGAAAATCGACAATCTTGACCATTTTGTGGTGGAGGTCAAGGGAGATCGTTGCTGCGGCTGTAGCTTCGTAGGGATCAACAGACGAGAGCTGCTTCAACATTCTGATGCACAGCACTCATTCGAATTCGAAGAAAATGGCAACTACTGTCCGATTTGCTTTTTTGAGTTCGACAGTGAGGATTTCTTGAACCGACACATCGATGGGTGCAAATCGAAAAGTATTTACGTATGCAAGGGatgtgaattttatttcaatagcgTCAGACAAATCGAACGCCATCTCGCCAAGTGTACAACAGAACGAGTCATAAG tacaaccagaaatgaaaatatacacATCGCAACATCGGAAGCCAACGACAGCAAACTTGTGGGAAATCTGGATCAAAGGGGCCATGACGAAGACGACTTTGAACAGTTGGAGGAGTTTGATTTAATAGATTTCAGCTCATCGGAAGAAAAATCGAATACACAAACTTCGTCCCATGGAACTTTTTCGCCAGCACCAAACGGTTATCGTTTGAGCgagtttgaaaaatctttgatagAAGATCGTGTCAGTTTTCAAACTTTCGAATTCGTAAAACTAGGCGCGTTTCGCTGCTGCAGCGAGGCTTGCGAATTTAGCTGCGACAAAAAGGATCAATTATTTCAACATTCTAAGGCAGTCCACTTGAAGGAAAATTGCGCTTCGGGAAGGTGGCTTTGTCCCATCTGTGGTTCCGGTTTTGCGAACAATGCTCAACTAGCACAGCACATCAACATTGTCACgaataaaattttgctaataTGTTGCGTTTGTGATGAAGCTTTCGtcggaaaaaataatttgaaagccCATCAGATACACAGTGAAAATCATAAGAACACTGTGCTGGATTTGTTCGGAGATGAATCTCTGTTGGTTGAGTTAAACGATGAAAAAGTTGATTCCGTGCTGACTCAAGAGATGACATCGTTCAATCGAGATCGTGCTCGCCCGAACAACAAATCCATAACAAGACACCGTCATTTGGAAATGCCTGAACCTCAGTTTATAACTTCCGTTCAGGATATGACCGACTATCAGAAGCTTTCGGTTCGCGGAGAACGGTGTTGTGGTTGCGGATTGTTTTTCGAGACCTACAACGAAGTTCTAGATCATGGACTCCAAGTTCATCTGATGGAGAATATGGAATCCTTGGGGGACTTTCAGTGTGATATCTGCTACGCACGATTCGAATGGGATCGAGGCTTATTGTTGCACCGATCTTCACGCCGAGCAATCAGCACCATCTTCCATTGTACGATATGCAATCTAAATTTTTCTAAGGAACACACACTGGACAAACATCTGAAAACCGCTCACAACCATAAATCAAACCTGGAAGTGGAATCTCAGTTCTTTCCATATGAATCGGACGAACCGAAAGAAACATCTTCCAATAAATTCCATTGTTGCTTTCCTCGATGCAGTCACAATTTCGAAAGCGAAACTGAGCTTTTGAACCACGCAACGGCTGAGCATTACGGCAAGAGACGGGAAAACGAAATCGAGCGGACCACTAATCAAAATGTTTGTCCCGTGTGTAGTAAATCTTTTGAAAACACAACCTGCCTGGTGTGGCACCGGTTCACGCGATTCACCAAACAGTACACGTGCAGATTCTGTGCGCAAGTTTTTCCTAGGTGGGCGGCTTGCCGCGAGCATGAAAACGTTGTACACTTAAAGAAGGACTGTGAATATCCCTGCCAGTTGTGTACCAAAGTTTTCCTCACACCACAGCGCCTTAAAGCGCATTCGGTAATCCATTCGGTGTTGCGAACCGAAGTCTGCGAAGATTGTGGCGCGAGCTTTCGAAACAAAGGTATACTGAAGCGACACCGACGAGCGGTCCATGCCGTAGAACAGCCATTCGATTGCGGAGTTTGCAATCGTAAGTTCCCTACGCAGGAGCAACTGAATGCCCATTCCCGGGTGCACACCGGAGCGAAACCTTTTCCCTGTCGATACTGCGAGCGGGCGTTTTCGCACTTTACCGACCGAAAGCGGCACGAGATGGGAAGTCACACCGGCGAACGGCCGTACCAGTGCGCGCACTGTCCCGCTGCCTACATCCGCAAACGAGAGCTCGCGTTGCACGAGCAAAAACATGCCCTGCAGGGCGCTGTGGCTGGCAATGTttga